In a genomic window of Wyeomyia smithii strain HCP4-BCI-WySm-NY-G18 chromosome 1, ASM2978416v1, whole genome shotgun sequence:
- the LOC129716959 gene encoding uncharacterized protein LOC129716959: protein MKSDKVKPSAVKLYAANGTAIEVYGEVLIKVNLGLRREFLWTFIIADVASGIIGADFICNFDLLIDLKRNRLIDNTTRLDSVGSLTLTRDYSIKTFSAVSPYASILAEFPSITRLAPPGTVSQSSIVHRIVTTGQPVYARPRRLAPDKLDAARTEFEHLMKLGICRPSSSNWASPLHMV from the coding sequence ATGAAATCAGACAAAGTGAAACCATCAGCAGTTAAATTGTACGCCGCAAATGGGACTGCTATTGAAGTGTACGGTGAGGTGTTGATTAAAGTTAATCTCGGTCTCCGCCGCGAGTTTTTGTGGACTTTTATTATCGCCGATGTTGCGTCGGGCATAATCGGAGCAGATTTTATATGCAACTTTGATCTGTTGATCGATTTGAAACGAAACCGCCTTATAGACAATACTACTCGCCTCGACTCGGTCGGTTCCCTCACTCTCACTAGGGACTATTCAATAAAGACTTTTAGTGCCGTGTCACCATATGCCAGCATACTGGCAGAATTCCCTAGTATCACCCGGTTAGCACCTCCGGGAACAGTTAGCCAATCTTCGATCGTGCACCGGATTGTAACGACCGGTCAACCAGTTTATGCCAGGCCCCGACGTCTCGCGCCAGACAAACTGGACGCCGCTCGTACCGAATTCGAGCATTTAATGAAGCTGGGAATCTGTCGCCCGTCCAGCAGCAACTGGGCCAGCCCACTCCATATGGTGTAG